The genome window TTGGTGACGGCCTTTGTGCCTTCACTGACCGCGTGCTTGGCCAGCTCTCCCGGCAGCAGTAGTCTCACAGAGGTCTGCACCTCCCTGGAGGTGATCGTCGATCTCTTGTTGTAGTGGGCGAGACGGGAGGCCTCGGCGGCGATGCGCTCAAATATGTCGTTCACGAACGAGTTCATGATCGACATAGCCTTACTGGAGATACCGGTGTCGGGGTGGACCTGCTTGAGCACCTTGTAGATGTAAATAGCGTAGCTCTCCTTCCTCTTgtgcttcttctttttcttgtcAGACTTGGAGATATTCTTCTGGGCCTTGCCGGATTTCTTGGCTGCCTTACCGCTAGTCTTGGGTGGCATATTGTACTAAGTACGTTCTGCGAGCACTATTACAAACAGACACTGAATAGGTAACGCGACCGCTGTACCGATGAGACGCTACAGAAGTGTGATCGGCTACCGGCGGGTCTATCGAGTTTTGTTAGTTTCTCAGCGCGGCAGAGTAGCGACTGCGGCGAGCGGCTTGGTCCGATTCGACCAATCGTCGAACGATTTTAATTGTTCCGCGTGAGGGGGatggagggggggggggggggggtgcgGCGTAATTTCGAGGACCCCTGCCCCCTCTCCGCTCGCtggtgataaaataataataattataccccaaattatttaaaaaaaataaaaaaaaaaaaatgtatgtatgtatgtatgtatgtatgtatgtacgtacgtatgTAACGCATCTGGGTTTCACCCTTTTCGACTTTCtaaatttactttaaaaattaggtaggtgtggtacgcgacaggtcgcgatggcaGTCGGGAAGGGaacccctcccccccccccgcatcataccccgattgccatctcaacctgtcgcggacctataggtaggtagttagttagttaccGTCTACTATGTTGTTGTTGTATAATATcttattaggtagatatacctacgttATAAAGATATTGTGTTGTATCGTTGATATCATTATTAATATTGGAACAGTTT of Maniola hyperantus chromosome 26, iAphHyp1.2, whole genome shotgun sequence contains these proteins:
- the LOC117994250 gene encoding histone H2B — its product is MPPKTSGKAAKKSGKAQKNISKSDKKKKKHKRKESYAIYIYKVLKQVHPDTGISSKAMSIMNSFVNDIFERIAAEASRLAHYNKRSTITSREVQTSVRLLLPGELAKHAVSEGTKAVTKYTSSK